CACCATTTTGTATTTCAACTAGTACATTGGTATTTGATCATCTAACTTTATTGTATACACATACATATACTCTTTAGGTAGGACAGCAAATACTAAATACTAATGTGATTGCTACCTTCATTTTAATGGTTTCTAGATTATAAGATTTATTTGTTtaacttataataataataataataataatgcttttaaaatgataatatattttgacATGATGAATTGTTTGCCAATGTTTCTCTTCAGAAACAATTAGCCAACAATGCACCTCTCATAGTAGTACAAGTATGTTAATAGCATTTCTTGCCAAATCCAGTCAAGTCTGTAACTGTAACCAAAAACAAATCCAGTCAAGTCAACCTGGATCTGCCCTACAAATAGTGAACCCGTGGTAGAGATGATTTATCATTTATGCAATATCAACCAGGAATTCTAAATTGCATCAAATGTTTATGGCTAATGTTAGTTATGACTTATGAGTCAAATAATAAGTTGTCACAGATGATGCTTGCCGATGTCCTTCTCGTTTCTAGTCCTCATTCCTCAATCTATTATTAGCTATTTTTCTTTCTAGGGCGGCTTAGACCCCTTTCGAATGCATCAAATGTTCCTTTGATTTGGAAACTATATTATTGTTTCATGGGAAGCAAGAAAAATACTGCTTTGAGAACGTAGTAGGTTAAGAAGCTTCTTTTGCATTGAAGTGCGTAAGCTCAGTTTGTAAGGTAAAACAGACCATTGTTTGACAAGAACATATACGGAAAATTAAGGCATTATCAGCTGTTGAAGGCTAAAACTTGAGCCACCCTCTCAGCATAAAAACAGTATACATGTTGATGTTGGTATGGCTGTATGtatcttaaaattttactcAGACAAAAAacttcaacaaaataaataaattaataaataaatgatagaaATTTTCATACAAGCACATTTTCGGTGTATTGGAAGTAACTTAAGAAAATGGGTAACCCCtatattttcctttcttctcctTTGGAAGTGAAACACTTCATCAGCTTGTCATGAAATGATGAAACAAACAATTTGCTAAAATAATGTTGTGAACCCATTGTATGTACAAGGTCAGTAGTTGACAGCAAACTGCCTTCCTTAGATCCCTAAATCATTATCATGTAGTTTTCCTTTCATTCTGAGATACAAAATTGAGTATTCCCCCCGCTTTCCAGCATGTTGTCTCCAATCCATTCACTCCATATAAAAATAGGGCTTGCAAATCTCTGCAGTCTTCCCCCAACACATCCATCCAGCTATGTGTCCCAAGTTTGTAAGAACCAACACAAGCATATGTGCAAGATAAGAAAGTAGGTTTGGCTTATCCAACATTGCATGCTCCTCTCCCCCTCTTCCAAGGCTGAGAATCTCATGGGGCTCATACAGCTTCGCTGAAAGCCCCAATATCTGGCCGAAGCGCTTTCAACAGTGGGAGATCACAAGAATGAAGAAATCAAACAGTCCATGAATCTCCCTGTTATGCAGAAGGGTCTGCAGATAACGAATGGTTATACGTCTCTCTTTCCCATGGTTCCAGATGAGTTATGCTTCTTTTGTATTCCATACTGCCAGGCATCTCTTGATTTGTCACCCCCATGCTCAACATCATCTAAAGAATTCTCCATTGAATACCGCAATTGACGATGGTTCCCATTTCTGGAGCTAACTGGAGCACCCATATTCTCATCATCTTCTGATGGTGGTCCTAACCTTGACTCCATATGCATGTCCATTGATCTATATCTTGGTCCACCTGATCTCATGCCCCTCATATTTGAGGAAGGCTTACCAGGCAATGATGTGTAAACAGGTGCCTTAGATACCAGAAAGTCCTTAGGAAGAGAGTCCATGTCCATGTAGCAATTCCGAGATTTTGCATCATTAATCAACGCAGCCCAATCTTCAGATTGCAGCAGAGCATTTGCATTTCCCATGACCTGTCAATGATAACAGACTATGAATATCAACCAAAAAATGGCTTTGACCATTTAATAAACACACAGAAagtaattactaaaaaaaatgcaaaagaaagatAGTCATACCCAAAGGGCCCTTCGCGCACGCGTAAGGGCAACATTCATTCGACGTATATCTGCAACAAAGCCAACACCATGACTGGATGCACGCACACAAGACATTATAATGACATCCCGTTCTTGACCTTGGAAGGCATCTACTGTGTTGATATATAGATCCTTCCCTTCTTCTGAATTTAAGACTTCGTCAAACTCACGCTGGAGGCATTTCAACTGCAGCTTATAAGGAGTAATTATGCCAACAGTAATCTTTCCTAAACCCAAAGACTTCACTGTTTTCTGAACATGCTCATACAGTCGGAGACAAAATTGTGCTTCATGTATGTTTTGATAAGACACTGATCCACCTCTGTGAGACTCGCGCCCATGTCTGATGTCATAGAATATATATGGTCTAAGTAAAGGGTCCTTGTAGTATGGCTCATCAGGCAATTTAGCCACACTTTCACTATCAGTAAGGCGTCCCTGATAGAAGTACCTAGAAGGGAAATCCCGAATCTGGGGGTGCATTCTATACTGCACAGACAACAACATTGTCGGGCATCCTGCTTGTTGGAACCTTTCAAAAAGACTCCTACTGTACATCAATGTTCCAGCAGCCTTGCTTATAACTGTAGCAGGAAGCTGCTGAGGATCTCCAACAAGAACACATCGTGCTGCACCAAGAGAGAGTGGGGGCAGAATTGCCACCTCACTGGCTTGGGCTGCCTCATCAATGACCACCATATCAAAACCATGGGAAAGACGAGAAAACAACTTGCGACCACTACTAGAAACTGTAGTGAAAACTATCTCTGCTTCATTTGCAAAACTGGCCTCCAAACTAGCACGGGCCTCTTCCAAATTAAAACCGCTACCAGGACGGAACCTACTTTCCAAAAGGGCAAGGCGAGACATCTCAACCAAAACCTTATCCCTGTTTTCAACCACAGCAGCAAGGTTCTGTAGCAAAGCATCTCTGTTCTGATCTCTGGCCATGAGAAGGTCAGGATCAACACCAACAGATCCTTGGGAACGAACAGCAGCAGCAGTAGCATTTAGTTCTCTATGAAGACCATGCAACTGCTGAACCAATTGCGCTTCACGATTCTTTAACTGGTGCATCCATCCCATAATTTCTTCCCGACTCTTGACAAGAAGCTGTTCAGTTCTACGCTCAACTGAAACTGCTTGGGCAGCACGTGTCTGAGAATCAACCCCAACTCGAGCCACATCAGGTCGATATACTTTCATCTCTCCATCAATAAATCCACGATCAAGAACACGGGCAAGAAGCTCATCGGTGGCAGCATTAGAAGGAGCACAAACTAACATTCTAGGTTTTGGGACCAATTTAGGTAAAGTTCGCAAGAGATTCTGGTCCATGTTTTGAAGAACTTCATCAATAGATCCAGTTGGGGCATTATCTGAATTGATCTCATTGACTTGCTTGTAGCTCTCAGGGGCTACATGCTTAAGTAAAGAGGTGTAGTAGTGCTGATACTGCACAAGGTGAATGACATTCAACATTCCCCATACTGTATGTGTTTTTCCTGTTCCTGGAGGTCCTTGAACAAGGGTAAATGGCCAAGGTTCTTGCCTCTTTGTCGTTCCACTACTAGTACCTGCTGCTGTATGCATTGCTGCCCATTGGATTGCTGCCAACTGGGGTTCATTGAAGGTCCTACGCAGATACTCAACAAAGTTCTGTGTGAAGCATTCAGGCATGGCTGGGGTCTGTTGCTCATATTTAGGGAAGTGTTCAGGACTAGGTTGAAGGATTGCAGTTTGCATCTGTAAAGTAAGGAATTAGTCAGAATTGAAATCCCACAGAACTACCTGATACTAGAATAAGTTTCAGAATATACCTGCAAATTTAAGCGACGAAATGCATGTAGGGCAATATACTCCCTCTGTGTGGTAGCAAGAGAACCAAGCACTGTGAGATACCAGATGCTTCCAGCTTGAAGTTTTCTTATGATATGATCATCATCAACCCTACAGGAAAGAACAATCTTATCCGAGTTTAACATTGGAACCAAAAAAGTACATATCAACACAATCATCAAAAGAGCCCTTTAATGGGaaaatttgaacaaaaacttgCCTGCTGGGGTCATAAG
The Glycine max cultivar Williams 82 chromosome 16, Glycine_max_v4.0, whole genome shotgun sequence genome window above contains:
- the LOC100794516 gene encoding uncharacterized protein — protein: MGSRGRPLFDLNEPPAEDNDEREGIVCFQPQKTHPSTNPHTSDLFATSSAAQGIINNHAFSHASSVSGFQPFVRPKSTGVPELDAESKTAGDQDAKVSSKDEVRVMDSRILSSANAQSTEREEGEWSDEEGGFANANGGNNAIANGGNNAIANGGNNLPQRSQASEEPATSGMVDGGVAVASDSKSRNIKSSDSINDEKSSHASIGLESNSSEQKSNSIPNLESNIKSEASIDAQEEPPLIPKPKEVKGIEASHALRCANNPGKRRIDQRKEEMLGKKRNRQTMFLNLEDVKQAGPIKTSTPRRQTFSSPVISRTIKEVRTVPAQVERVGIAKDQKLTDTSSAEGGNHAEAQEPKSDCNGDTSGPLVRSRRLNSETEPPTEGNLPPIPRQGSWKQLSDSRQQKNVFHSNRKSGLSGQSSNDVKLVNKKHLSIKKQTPISSQSQDTSVERLIREVTSEKFWHHPEETELQCVPGRFESVEEYARVFEPLLFEECRAQLYSTWEESTETVSRDTHIMVRVKANESRERGWYDVKVLPVHEFKWSFKEGDVAILSSPRPGSVRSKQNSSSLAQDDGESEVTGRVVGTVRRHIPIDTRDPPGAILHYYVGDSYDPSRVDDDHIIRKLQAGSIWYLTVLGSLATTQREYIALHAFRRLNLQMQTAILQPSPEHFPKYEQQTPAMPECFTQNFVEYLRRTFNEPQLAAIQWAAMHTAAGTSSGTTKRQEPWPFTLVQGPPGTGKTHTVWGMLNVIHLVQYQHYYTSLLKHVAPESYKQVNEINSDNAPTGSIDEVLQNMDQNLLRTLPKLVPKPRMLVCAPSNAATDELLARVLDRGFIDGEMKVYRPDVARVGVDSQTRAAQAVSVERRTEQLLVKSREEIMGWMHQLKNREAQLVQQLHGLHRELNATAAAVRSQGSVGVDPDLLMARDQNRDALLQNLAAVVENRDKVLVEMSRLALLESRFRPGSGFNLEEARASLEASFANEAEIVFTTVSSSGRKLFSRLSHGFDMVVIDEAAQASEVAILPPLSLGAARCVLVGDPQQLPATVISKAAGTLMYSRSLFERFQQAGCPTMLLSVQYRMHPQIRDFPSRYFYQGRLTDSESVAKLPDEPYYKDPLLRPYIFYDIRHGRESHRGGSVSYQNIHEAQFCLRLYEHVQKTVKSLGLGKITVGIITPYKLQLKCLQREFDEVLNSEEGKDLYINTVDAFQGQERDVIIMSCVRASSHGVGFVADIRRMNVALTRARRALWVMGNANALLQSEDWAALINDAKSRNCYMDMDSLPKDFLVSKAPVYTSLPGKPSSNMRGMRSGGPRYRSMDMHMESRLGPPSEDDENMGAPVSSRNGNHRQLRYSMENSLDDVEHGGDKSRDAWQYGIQKKHNSSGTMGKRDV